The Hemiscyllium ocellatum isolate sHemOce1 unplaced genomic scaffold, sHemOce1.pat.X.cur. R, whole genome shotgun sequence genome includes a window with the following:
- the LOC132809069 gene encoding RLA class II histocompatibility antigen, DP alpha-1 chain-like yields MMDGAGAQETACEVQAEGRPLIYYDSVPPGVHLLVPGFEAYRAILTELAQERDRATASLRRALAMGAAVTNHSSGPIEVGEVFLYPQSRVEWDVPNVLVCLVTGLFPPSVSVSLHLDGALLGSHLNSSKAFFGEDWRFWALWYARILPRPGHLYSCAVRHHLSREDLVVYWEPETTNVWEGSVQDSAQLAVLACGLLVGILGVIAGIILCVWTPAGVSWRGLTCSSAW; encoded by the exons ATGATGGATGGCGCCGGGGCGCAGGAGACGGCCTGCGAGGTCCAGGCCGAGGGGAGGCCCCTCATCTACTACGACAGCGTCCCCCCGGGCGTCCACCTCCTGGTGCCCGGCTTCGAGGCCTACCGCGCGATCCTGACCGAACTGGCGCAGGAACGGGACAGGGCGACCGCCTCGCTCAGGAGGGCGTTGGCGATGGGGGCGGCCGTGACCAACCATTCCAGCGGCCCGATCG aGGTGGGGGAGGTTTTCCTGTACCCGCAGAGCAGGGTGGAGTGGGACGTGCCGAACGTTCTGGTCTGCCTGGTGACCGGCCTGTTCCCTCCCTCCGTCAGCGTCAGCCTGCATCTGGACGGCGCCCTCCTCGGCTCCCACCTCAACTCCTCAAAGGCCTTCTTCGGCGAAGACTGGCGGTTCTGGGCCCTCTGGTACGCCCGCATCCTGCCGCGCCCCGGGCACCTCTACTCGTGTGCCGTGAGGCACCACCTGAGCCGAGAGGACTTGGTGGTCTACTGGG AACCAGAAACCACGAATGTCTGGGAAGGATCTGTCCAGGATTCAGCTCAACTGGCGGTGTTAGCCTGTGGGCTATTGGTCGGGATCCTGGGAGTGATAGCTGGGATCATCCTGTGCGTCTGGACGCCGGCTGGGGTTAGCTGGAGGGGGTTAACCTGCAGCTCTGCCTGGTGA
- the LOC132809064 gene encoding class II histocompatibility antigen, B-L beta chain-like isoform X2: MVCRRNSADRAVLLPAALYVCGFLRVVPALDVVQQLLECDRAAVAAGDTTGCSWALAYNRRTLTRYNTQTHHFTVEGTALKAEVDALNKDPGILDKVDSAIQQGITLTQQLLEAAKPILDQTVPPSVRIQSEGQSWNGLAQQLRCSVTGFSPRAVNVSWLRDGEDMGPVVLHLPILPNSQGTFQTAAYITVEPEPPATYTCLVQHASYPYPEGYRLDWVGGHHFSLSPAAILGILFGIVGAIFVMVAVYLHLKSQGRHAGIFEPTVLFLKNRRQGRSNQPETSVRSNASATSGDGLTQHPA, from the exons ATGGTGTGTCGGCGTAACTCCGCTGACAGAGCGGTGCTGCTCCCCGCTGCGCTGTACGTCTGCGGCTTTCTCAGGGTCGTTCCAGCATTGG ACGTGGTACAACAACTACTGGAGTGCGATCGCGCGGCGGTCGCTGCAGGAGACACGACCGGATGTAGCTGGGCGCTGGCCTACAACAGGAGGACACTTACCCGCTACAACACCCAGACGCACCACTTCACTGTGGAGGGCACAGCACTGAAAGCCGAGGTGGATGCCCTGAACAAGGACCCGGGCATCCTGGACAAAGTGGATTCTGCGATACAGCAGGGCATCACTTTAACCCAGCAGCTCCTGGAAGCTGCAAAGCCAATCCTGGATCAGACAG TGCCTCCCTCGGTACGAAtccagtcggagggtcagtcatGGAATGGCCTGGCCCAGCAGCTGCGATGCTCAGTGACGGGCTTCTCCCCCCGAGCGGTGAATGTGAGCTGGCTGAGGGACGGAGAGGACATGGGCCCCGTGGTGCTGCACCTTCCCATCCTCCCCAACAGCCAAGGGACCTTCCAGACTGCGGCCTACATCACCGTGGAGCCTGAGCCTCCCGCTACCTACACCTGCCTGGTTCAGCACGCCTCCTACCCCTACCCAGAGGGGTATCGCCTGGACTGGG TCGGCGGTCACCATTTCTCTCTGTCGCCGGCTGCCATTTTGGGAATATTGTTTGGAATTGTGGGAGCCATCTTCGTCATGGTCGCTGTCTACCTTCACCTGAAGTCTCAAG GTCGCCACGCTGGGATCTTTGAACCCACAG TGCTTTTCCTGAAAAATCGACGGCAGGGCCGATCAAACCAGCCCGAGACCAGCGTGCGATCCAACGCCAGCGCGACGTCAG GAGATGGATTGACCCAGCACCCAGCGTGA
- the LOC132809064 gene encoding class II histocompatibility antigen, B-L beta chain-like isoform X1, whose translation MVCRRNSADRAVLLPAALYVCGFLRVVPALDVVQQLLECDRAAVAAGDTTGCSWALAYNRRTLTRYNTQTHHFTVEGTALKAEVDALNKDPGILDKVDSAIQQGITLTQQLLEAAKPILDQTVPPSVRIQSEGQSWNGLAQQLRCSVTGFSPRAVNVSWLRDGEDMGPVVLHLPILPNSQGTFQTAAYITVEPEPPATYTCLVQHASYPYPEGYRLDWVGGHHFSLSPAAILGILFGIVGAIFVMVAVYLHLKSQGRHAGIFEPTESEIATHIPDVSRFPAVLFLKNRRQGRSNQPETSVRSNASATSGDGLTQHPA comes from the exons ATGGTGTGTCGGCGTAACTCCGCTGACAGAGCGGTGCTGCTCCCCGCTGCGCTGTACGTCTGCGGCTTTCTCAGGGTCGTTCCAGCATTGG ACGTGGTACAACAACTACTGGAGTGCGATCGCGCGGCGGTCGCTGCAGGAGACACGACCGGATGTAGCTGGGCGCTGGCCTACAACAGGAGGACACTTACCCGCTACAACACCCAGACGCACCACTTCACTGTGGAGGGCACAGCACTGAAAGCCGAGGTGGATGCCCTGAACAAGGACCCGGGCATCCTGGACAAAGTGGATTCTGCGATACAGCAGGGCATCACTTTAACCCAGCAGCTCCTGGAAGCTGCAAAGCCAATCCTGGATCAGACAG TGCCTCCCTCGGTACGAAtccagtcggagggtcagtcatGGAATGGCCTGGCCCAGCAGCTGCGATGCTCAGTGACGGGCTTCTCCCCCCGAGCGGTGAATGTGAGCTGGCTGAGGGACGGAGAGGACATGGGCCCCGTGGTGCTGCACCTTCCCATCCTCCCCAACAGCCAAGGGACCTTCCAGACTGCGGCCTACATCACCGTGGAGCCTGAGCCTCCCGCTACCTACACCTGCCTGGTTCAGCACGCCTCCTACCCCTACCCAGAGGGGTATCGCCTGGACTGGG TCGGCGGTCACCATTTCTCTCTGTCGCCGGCTGCCATTTTGGGAATATTGTTTGGAATTGTGGGAGCCATCTTCGTCATGGTCGCTGTCTACCTTCACCTGAAGTCTCAAG GTCGCCACGCTGGGATCTTTGAACCCACAG AAAGCGAGATCGCCACACACATTCCTGACGTTTCCCGATTCCCCGCAGTGCTTTTCCTGAAAAATCGACGGCAGGGCCGATCAAACCAGCCCGAGACCAGCGTGCGATCCAACGCCAGCGCGACGTCAG GAGATGGATTGACCCAGCACCCAGCGTGA
- the LOC132809064 gene encoding class II histocompatibility antigen, B-L beta chain-like isoform X3: MVCRRNSADRAVLLPAALYVCGFLRVVPALDVVQQLLECDRAAVAAGDTTGCSWALAYNRRTLTRYNTQTHHFTVEGTALKAEVDALNKDPGILDKVDSAIQQGITLTQQLLEAAKPILDQTVPPSVRIQSEGQSWNGLAQQLRCSVTGFSPRAVNVSWLRDGEDMGPVVLHLPILPNSQGTFQTAAYITVEPEPPATYTCLVQHASYPYPEGYRLDWVGGHHFSLSPAAILGILFGIVGAIFVMVAVYLHLKSQGRHAGIFEPTGNFQRKSAR, encoded by the exons ATGGTGTGTCGGCGTAACTCCGCTGACAGAGCGGTGCTGCTCCCCGCTGCGCTGTACGTCTGCGGCTTTCTCAGGGTCGTTCCAGCATTGG ACGTGGTACAACAACTACTGGAGTGCGATCGCGCGGCGGTCGCTGCAGGAGACACGACCGGATGTAGCTGGGCGCTGGCCTACAACAGGAGGACACTTACCCGCTACAACACCCAGACGCACCACTTCACTGTGGAGGGCACAGCACTGAAAGCCGAGGTGGATGCCCTGAACAAGGACCCGGGCATCCTGGACAAAGTGGATTCTGCGATACAGCAGGGCATCACTTTAACCCAGCAGCTCCTGGAAGCTGCAAAGCCAATCCTGGATCAGACAG TGCCTCCCTCGGTACGAAtccagtcggagggtcagtcatGGAATGGCCTGGCCCAGCAGCTGCGATGCTCAGTGACGGGCTTCTCCCCCCGAGCGGTGAATGTGAGCTGGCTGAGGGACGGAGAGGACATGGGCCCCGTGGTGCTGCACCTTCCCATCCTCCCCAACAGCCAAGGGACCTTCCAGACTGCGGCCTACATCACCGTGGAGCCTGAGCCTCCCGCTACCTACACCTGCCTGGTTCAGCACGCCTCCTACCCCTACCCAGAGGGGTATCGCCTGGACTGGG TCGGCGGTCACCATTTCTCTCTGTCGCCGGCTGCCATTTTGGGAATATTGTTTGGAATTGTGGGAGCCATCTTCGTCATGGTCGCTGTCTACCTTCACCTGAAGTCTCAAG GTCGCCACGCTGGGATCTTTGAACCCACAGGTAACTTTCAACGCAAGAGCGCCCGCTAA